Proteins from a genomic interval of Actinoalloteichus hymeniacidonis:
- a CDS encoding Dps family protein yields the protein MTKNSIRSPLTSPLGDGERDVTCHALQATLLEMIDLHLFAKQEHWNVVGPNFRSAHLQLDELVSTTRDFADDVAERMSALAVSPDGRSATVAQGSGLHHPHAGWRTVEQVVDDVVAALSEVVHRLRARIDETDKTDQVTQDLLIQITASLEKARWMWQAQQQKK from the coding sequence ATGACGAAGAACTCGATTCGCAGCCCATTGACCAGCCCCCTCGGCGACGGCGAACGGGATGTCACCTGCCATGCCCTACAGGCGACACTGCTGGAGATGATCGACCTGCACCTGTTCGCCAAGCAGGAGCACTGGAACGTCGTCGGCCCCAACTTTCGGTCGGCGCACCTCCAGCTCGACGAGTTGGTGTCGACCACCAGGGACTTCGCCGACGACGTCGCCGAGCGGATGTCGGCATTGGCCGTCTCGCCGGACGGCCGGTCCGCCACGGTCGCCCAAGGCAGCGGACTGCATCATCCGCACGCGGGCTGGCGCACCGTCGAACAGGTCGTCGACGACGTGGTCGCGGCTTTGAGCGAGGTGGTGCACCGGCTTCGGGCCCGCATCGACGAGACCGACAAGACCGACCAGGTCACCCAGGACCTGCTCATCCAGATCACGGCCAGCCTGGAGAAGGCACGTTGGATGTGGCAGGCCCAGCAACAGAAGAAGTAA
- a CDS encoding organic hydroperoxide resistance protein codes for MTPLYTAEAVSTGQGRDGEVRSSDGVINEQLATPTELGGPGGAATNPEQLFAAGYSACFHSAVRAAAARSGTPVRRSEVTAKVGIGADESDGGFRLSVDLEVRIPELTQPQANEIVEAAQQLCPYSKATRGNIDVSVSAVV; via the coding sequence ATGACCCCGCTATACACCGCAGAGGCCGTCTCGACCGGCCAAGGCCGCGATGGTGAGGTCAGATCCTCGGATGGAGTGATCAACGAGCAATTGGCCACCCCGACCGAGCTCGGCGGTCCCGGTGGCGCCGCGACCAACCCCGAGCAACTGTTCGCCGCAGGCTATTCGGCGTGCTTCCACAGCGCGGTGCGGGCGGCGGCGGCCCGGTCCGGTACCCCGGTGCGCCGCAGCGAGGTCACCGCGAAGGTGGGCATCGGTGCGGACGAGAGCGACGGCGGCTTCCGGCTCTCCGTCGACCTGGAGGTCCGGATTCCCGAACTCACCCAGCCACAGGCGAACGAGATCGTCGAGGCGGCCCAACAGCTGTGCCCCTATTCGAAGGCCACCAGAGGCAACATCGACGTCTCCGTGTCCGCAGTGGTGTGA
- a CDS encoding NADPH-dependent FMN reductase, whose translation MTIRVVGIGGSIRPDSQSERALRAVLTGAADAGAETVVLSGPDLLLPFYDPHVTERTDNARRLVESVQSADGVILVSPGYHGTVSGLVKNALDYIEDLRGDARPYLDGRAVGCIGTAQGWQAAVSTLTALRSIVHALRGWPTPLGAALHSGEVRFDEHGDCADAKTSGVLHTIGQQVVDFARKQN comes from the coding sequence GTGACGATCCGGGTGGTCGGCATCGGCGGATCGATTCGGCCGGATTCCCAGTCGGAGCGCGCCCTGCGCGCGGTCCTGACGGGAGCGGCGGATGCGGGAGCGGAGACGGTCGTGCTCTCCGGCCCTGACCTGTTGCTGCCCTTCTACGACCCACATGTCACCGAACGCACCGACAACGCCCGGCGCCTGGTCGAGAGCGTGCAGAGCGCGGACGGCGTGATCCTGGTCTCGCCCGGCTACCACGGCACGGTGTCCGGTCTGGTCAAGAACGCACTCGACTACATCGAGGACCTGCGCGGCGACGCCCGGCCGTATCTGGACGGCCGAGCGGTCGGCTGCATCGGCACGGCCCAGGGCTGGCAGGCGGCCGTGAGCACGTTGACCGCCCTGCGCTCGATCGTGCACGCCCTGCGTGGCTGGCCGACCCCACTCGGTGCGGCGCTGCACTCCGGTGAGGTTCGCTTCGACGAGCACGGCGATTGCGCCGACGCCAAGACCTCGGGAGTCCTGCACACCATCGGCCAACAGGTGGTCGACTTCGCGCGAAAACAGAACTAG
- a CDS encoding catalase, translating into MTDARFTTNNVGIPVASDDHSLTAGPNGPILLQDHYLIEKNAQFNRERVPERVVHAKGGGAFGFLEITEDVSQYTKAALFQPGVKTEALTRFSTVAGELGSPDTWRDPRGFAIKFYTTEGNYDLVGNNTPVFFIRDPIKFPDFIRSQKRRADNGRRDHDQQWDFWTLQPESAHQVTWLMGDRGIPKTWRHQNGYGSHTYLWENAGGEKFWVKYHFKTDQGIDFLTSSEAATLAGENADHHIADLWDAIVAGDHPSWTLHVQVMPYEDAADYRFNPFDLTKVWPHGDYPLIKVGRLVLDRNPENYFAQIEQGAFEPTNLVPGIGPSPDKMLLGRMFSYPDAHRYRIGPNYAQLPVNQPKSPVNSYAKDGAMRYSNPSDPVYAPNSYGGPHADAAKAGEAAASFGVTDEIVRSAYRLHAEDDDFGQAGTMVRSVLNDDQRARLVANVQGHLSNGVSKPILARALQYWRNVDKELGDKIAAAFDAS; encoded by the coding sequence GTGACCGACGCACGTTTCACCACTAACAACGTGGGGATCCCGGTGGCGAGTGATGATCACTCGCTGACCGCTGGCCCGAACGGTCCGATCCTGCTGCAGGATCACTACCTGATCGAGAAGAACGCCCAGTTCAACCGGGAGCGGGTGCCGGAGCGGGTCGTGCACGCCAAGGGCGGCGGCGCGTTCGGTTTCCTGGAGATCACCGAGGACGTCAGCCAGTACACCAAGGCTGCGCTGTTCCAGCCCGGTGTGAAGACCGAGGCGCTGACCAGGTTCTCCACCGTCGCGGGCGAGCTCGGTTCGCCGGACACCTGGCGGGACCCCCGCGGCTTCGCGATCAAGTTCTACACGACCGAGGGCAACTACGACCTGGTCGGAAACAACACGCCCGTCTTCTTCATCCGGGACCCCATCAAGTTCCCCGACTTCATCCGCTCCCAGAAGCGGCGGGCCGACAACGGCCGTCGGGACCACGACCAGCAGTGGGACTTCTGGACCCTGCAGCCGGAGTCGGCGCACCAGGTCACCTGGCTGATGGGCGACCGGGGTATCCCGAAGACCTGGCGGCACCAGAACGGCTACGGCTCGCACACCTACCTGTGGGAGAACGCGGGCGGTGAGAAGTTCTGGGTCAAGTACCACTTCAAGACCGACCAGGGCATCGACTTCCTGACCTCCTCCGAGGCGGCGACGCTGGCAGGCGAGAACGCCGACCATCACATCGCCGACCTCTGGGACGCCATCGTCGCGGGCGACCACCCGAGCTGGACCCTGCACGTCCAGGTCATGCCGTACGAGGACGCAGCGGACTACCGCTTCAACCCGTTCGACCTGACCAAGGTGTGGCCGCACGGTGACTACCCGCTGATCAAGGTCGGTCGCCTGGTTCTCGACCGCAACCCGGAGAACTACTTCGCGCAGATCGAGCAGGGCGCGTTCGAACCGACGAACTTGGTTCCCGGCATCGGCCCGTCGCCGGATAAGATGCTGTTGGGCCGGATGTTCTCCTACCCGGACGCACACCGCTACCGGATCGGGCCGAACTACGCACAGCTGCCGGTCAACCAGCCCAAGTCGCCGGTGAACTCGTACGCCAAGGATGGCGCGATGCGCTACTCCAACCCGAGCGACCCGGTGTACGCGCCGAACTCCTACGGCGGTCCGCACGCGGACGCCGCGAAGGCAGGCGAGGCGGCCGCATCCTTCGGTGTCACCGATGAGATCGTCCGTTCGGCCTACCGGTTGCACGCCGAGGACGACGACTTCGGCCAGGCTGGCACCATGGTCCGGTCCGTGCTCAACGACGACCAGCGGGCTCGGTTGGTCGCCAACGTTCAGGGCCACCTGAGCAACGGTGTCTCCAAGCCGATCTTGGCGCGGGCGCTGCAGTACTGGCGCAACGTCGACAAGGAGCTCGGCGACAAGATCGCGGCCGCGTTCGACGCGAGCTGA
- a CDS encoding Fur family transcriptional regulator, with product MAPTTASPQGREAAPDPREALRGVGLRVTAPRLAVLNWLADHPHSTTEQVATAVRRQLGVVSTQAVYDVLRACTDHGLLRRIEPAGHPARFETRTGDNHHHLVCRQCGRTVDVDCVHGAAPCLEPSDVAGFTVDEAEVVFWGLCAPCSAS from the coding sequence ATGGCTCCCACCACGGCATCCCCGCAGGGCCGCGAAGCGGCACCCGACCCGCGCGAAGCATTGCGCGGCGTTGGGCTGCGGGTGACGGCACCTCGGCTGGCGGTGCTGAACTGGCTGGCCGATCACCCGCATTCGACGACGGAGCAGGTGGCCACAGCGGTCCGCCGTCAGCTCGGCGTCGTCTCCACACAGGCCGTCTACGACGTGCTTCGGGCATGTACCGACCACGGCCTTTTGCGGCGGATTGAGCCAGCAGGACACCCAGCCCGCTTCGAGACCCGCACTGGCGATAATCACCATCATCTGGTCTGTCGACAGTGCGGCCGCACCGTCGATGTCGACTGCGTGCATGGCGCTGCGCCGTGTCTGGAGCCCTCGGACGTGGCGGGTTTCACCGTCGACGAGGCGGAAGTCGTCTTCTGGGGCCTGTGTGCCCCCTGCTCGGCCAGTTGA
- a CDS encoding aspartate-semialdehyde dehydrogenase: protein MTDTTDGGAGRRPTLAIVGATGAVGSVMIDILDNRETVPWGEIRLIASARSAGRKITVRGEEITVLALAPEVFDGVDVACFDVPDEVSAEWAPVAAARGAVAVDNSGAFRMDPEVPLVVPEVNAADVSKRPKGIIANPNCTTLSMMAALGALHREFGLRELVVSSYQAVSGAGQAGVDRLYAEIAAVAGKDLGSRAGDVREALTAAGLVQDDSPFPAPLALNVVPWAGSLKDDGWASEEIKVRNESRKILGIPDLKVSATCVRVPVVTTHSVALHAVFDKPVTVAQAHAVFEAQPTVVLMDDPANGIYPTPSDVVGGDPTYVGRVRQALDFPNTLEMFVCGDNLRKGAALNTYEIAEQVVSAG from the coding sequence ATGACAGACACGACCGATGGCGGCGCGGGCCGTCGCCCCACCCTGGCGATCGTCGGAGCGACGGGTGCCGTCGGCTCGGTGATGATCGACATTCTCGACAACCGCGAGACGGTGCCGTGGGGCGAGATCCGACTGATCGCCTCGGCCCGCTCCGCCGGTCGCAAGATCACGGTGCGCGGCGAGGAGATCACGGTGCTGGCTCTGGCGCCGGAGGTCTTCGACGGCGTGGACGTGGCCTGTTTCGACGTTCCCGACGAGGTCTCGGCCGAATGGGCGCCGGTCGCCGCCGCGCGGGGCGCGGTGGCCGTGGACAACTCGGGCGCCTTCCGGATGGACCCCGAGGTGCCGCTGGTGGTTCCCGAGGTCAACGCGGCCGACGTGTCGAAGCGGCCGAAGGGCATCATCGCCAACCCCAACTGCACGACGTTGTCGATGATGGCGGCGTTGGGCGCGCTGCACCGCGAGTTCGGACTGCGTGAGCTGGTGGTCTCCTCGTACCAGGCGGTCTCCGGTGCGGGGCAGGCAGGCGTCGACCGGTTGTACGCCGAGATCGCCGCCGTGGCGGGCAAGGACCTCGGTTCGCGGGCCGGTGACGTCCGGGAGGCGTTGACCGCCGCCGGATTGGTCCAGGACGACTCGCCGTTCCCGGCCCCGTTGGCGCTCAACGTGGTGCCGTGGGCCGGTTCGCTCAAGGACGACGGCTGGGCCTCCGAGGAGATCAAGGTCCGCAACGAATCCCGCAAGATCCTGGGCATCCCGGATCTCAAGGTCTCGGCCACCTGCGTGCGAGTTCCCGTCGTCACGACGCACTCGGTGGCCCTGCACGCGGTGTTCGACAAGCCGGTCACGGTCGCCCAGGCGCACGCCGTCTTCGAGGCGCAGCCGACGGTGGTCCTGATGGACGACCCGGCCAACGGGATCTACCCGACGCCGTCGGACGTCGTGGGCGGCGATCCGACCTACGTGGGCCGGGTGCGGCAGGCGCTGGACTTCCCGAACACCCTCGAGATGTTCGTCTGCGGCGACAACCTGCGTAAGGGCGCGGCACTGAACACCTACGAGATCGCCGAGCAGGTCGTCTCGGCAGGCTGA
- a CDS encoding aspartate kinase, which translates to MALVVQKYGGSSVQSADRIKRVAERIVETRKAGNDVVVVCSAMGDTTDEMLELAKQVSPNPPEREMDMLLTAGERISNALVAMAIDALGAEARSFSGSQAGVITTPVHQKARIIDVTPGRVQQALGEGAIVLVAGFQGVAQDTKDITTLGRGGSDTTAVALAAALNADVCEIYTDVDGVFSADPRIVPNAKHLQTISYEEMLEMAACGAKVLMLRCVEYARRYGVPVHVRSSYSSKPGTLVSGSVEDLTVEQAMITGVAHDRSEGKVTVVGVPDTPGVAGRIFRVVADAEIDIDMVLQNVSGTASGRTDITFTLSRDNGATAVAALEQLRAEVGFEQVRYDDRVGKVSLVGAGMRSHPGVTATFCEALANAGVNIEIINTSEIRISVLIRDDDLDQAVRAIHEAFGLGTDEEAVVYAGTGR; encoded by the coding sequence GTGGCGCTGGTCGTCCAGAAGTACGGCGGTTCCTCTGTACAGAGTGCCGACCGGATCAAACGGGTGGCCGAGCGAATCGTCGAGACCCGCAAGGCGGGCAACGACGTAGTCGTCGTGTGTTCGGCCATGGGTGACACGACGGACGAGATGCTCGAGCTCGCCAAGCAGGTGTCGCCAAACCCGCCGGAACGCGAGATGGACATGCTGCTCACCGCAGGTGAGCGGATATCCAACGCCTTGGTCGCGATGGCCATCGACGCGCTCGGCGCCGAGGCCCGGTCCTTCTCGGGCTCGCAGGCAGGCGTGATCACCACCCCGGTACACCAGAAGGCCAGGATCATCGACGTCACTCCTGGGCGCGTCCAACAGGCACTGGGTGAGGGCGCGATCGTCCTCGTCGCCGGTTTCCAGGGCGTCGCACAGGACACCAAGGACATCACCACGCTGGGCAGGGGCGGTTCGGACACCACCGCCGTCGCGCTGGCCGCGGCATTGAACGCCGATGTCTGCGAGATCTACACCGATGTCGACGGCGTGTTCAGCGCCGACCCGAGGATCGTGCCCAACGCCAAGCATCTCCAGACCATCAGCTACGAGGAAATGCTGGAGATGGCCGCCTGTGGCGCGAAGGTTCTGATGCTCCGTTGTGTGGAGTACGCCCGTCGATACGGCGTACCCGTACACGTCCGTTCGTCGTACAGCAGCAAGCCGGGGACCCTGGTCTCCGGCTCAGTGGAGGATCTGACCGTGGAACAGGCGATGATCACCGGCGTCGCGCACGACCGCTCCGAGGGCAAGGTCACCGTGGTGGGCGTGCCCGACACCCCCGGCGTGGCAGGGCGGATCTTCCGCGTCGTGGCGGACGCGGAGATCGACATCGACATGGTGTTGCAGAACGTCTCCGGTACCGCCTCCGGGCGCACCGACATCACCTTCACCCTGTCGCGGGACAACGGCGCGACGGCGGTCGCCGCGCTGGAGCAGCTGCGTGCCGAGGTGGGCTTCGAGCAGGTCCGCTACGACGACCGGGTCGGCAAGGTGTCGTTGGTCGGCGCGGGCATGCGTTCGCACCCCGGCGTCACCGCGACCTTCTGCGAGGCCCTGGCCAACGCCGGGGTGAACATCGAGATCATCAACACCTCGGAGATCCGTATCTCGGTGTTGATCAGGGACGACGACCTCGACCAGGCGGTCAGGGCGATTCACGAGGCTTTCGGTCTGGGCACCGATGAGGAAGCCGTCGTGTACGCGGGCACGGGTCGATGA
- a CDS encoding nitroreductase family protein produces the protein MPTDRGGAQVTESAATSVENSDRRAHTSVPLHPLIADRWSPRNLDATAEFSLDQLRPLFEAARWAPSWGNSQPARYLVGLRGSETFERIASTLTRGNKAWAPASAALVVGIAVVLDEEGHPLPYSEYGLGMATQNLVLQAVAEGMIAHQMAGFDAEAIADAFNLPDSVEPRVTIAIGRLAAPGTGPEDLRERDAQPRKRRGLDELVSGEAWGTPVY, from the coding sequence ATGCCCACGGATCGCGGAGGTGCCCAGGTGACCGAATCGGCGGCGACATCGGTCGAGAACTCCGACCGTCGCGCACACACCAGCGTGCCGTTGCACCCCTTGATCGCCGACCGCTGGAGTCCGCGCAACCTCGACGCGACCGCCGAGTTCTCCCTCGATCAGCTCCGACCACTGTTCGAGGCGGCGCGCTGGGCGCCGTCCTGGGGCAATTCGCAGCCCGCGCGCTATCTCGTCGGGCTCCGGGGCAGCGAGACCTTCGAGCGGATCGCCAGCACGCTGACCAGGGGAAACAAGGCGTGGGCGCCCGCATCGGCGGCGCTGGTGGTCGGCATCGCCGTGGTCTTGGACGAGGAGGGGCACCCGCTGCCCTACTCCGAATACGGGTTGGGGATGGCCACCCAGAATCTAGTCCTGCAGGCCGTGGCGGAGGGCATGATCGCGCACCAGATGGCCGGCTTCGACGCCGAGGCGATCGCGGACGCGTTCAACCTGCCCGACAGCGTCGAGCCCCGCGTCACCATCGCCATCGGCAGGCTGGCCGCGCCAGGAACCGGACCGGAGGACCTCCGCGAGCGGGATGCCCAACCACGAAAGCGGCGTGGCCTGGACGAACTGGTCTCCGGCGAAGCCTGGGGCACCCCGGTGTACTGA